GTTCCTAGTACGAGAGGACCGGAATGGACAAACCGCTGGTGCACCAGTTGTTCCGCCAGGAGCATCGCTGGGTAGCTAAGTTTGGAAGGGATAAGTGCTGAAGGCATCTAAGCACGAAGCCCCCCTTAAGATAAGATATCTCATTCGAAAGAAGTAAGGCCTCTGGAAGACGACCAGGTAGATAGGCTGGAGGTGGAAGTGCAGCAATGTATGGAGCTGACCAGTACTAATCGGCCGAGGTCTTGATCCCATCAAGACATTTTGAAAACTCTTTTCCTTTATGTTGTTTTGAGTGACCAAAACAACCGAATAAAAACGCAAGATTGATCTCGTGATGATGGCGAAGGGGAAACACCTGTTTACATACCGAACACAGAAGTAAAGTCCTTCAGCGCTGAAAGTACTTGGTGGGCAACTGCCTGGGAGGATAGGACATCGCGGGGTCTTTTTACATTTAAGACTTAAGCCGCGTAAAAAAAGAATGGTGAGTGGCCCGTGCAAGTTGACTTGCAAAGGGCCAATGACCATTCTTTTTTTATGGGGCGCAGCCCCTGACGAAGGCGTCCGCAGGACGACGGAGTACGCGGCGGCAAGAGCTGGAAATCTTACAATGCGCATGCAAACAAGTTTGCAATGGGCTGGTGAAACGTTCTTTTTTATGGGGCACAGCCCCTGACAAAGGCGTCCGCAGGACACCAGAGTGCGCAGTGTCAATCTGCCGCAAGCCTTCCTGACCGTAAGCAAAGAATCAAAGGAATGATTCTTTGCTTTTTTGCATTTTTACAGCAATACTAATAATTTAGAGAAAGCCGTTGGTAGCGCCACAGCAGCTAGCTGTTCACGATCTTTAAAGGCGGCTTGGGTATCACCATATTTTTCTGGTGCTTCAGCAGCCATTGCAGGATCAATTTCAAAATAATAGACGGTCATATTCCAAATAATATGACTGAAAACATGTTTGCTGTTGCCGATGATTTTCCCTTCCGGGAGATCAGTAAAGATGGTTTTCAAGGCTTGACGAATAGCATTGCCAGGCCTTGCTTTTTCTTCTTCTATAATAGGGAAACTCCATAAACCTGAAAGAAGGCCCTTATCGGGACGCTTAACAAGATAAAGAGCGCCTCCCATATCAACAATCCCCACTTCCATTTCAAGCTTTTTCTGACGCTGTTTTTTCGATTTAACGGGTAATTGATTTGCAGTTCCTTCTCTAAAAGCTTCGCAGATATTTTGCTCAGGACAAATCATACATTTTGGGCTGGTTGGGGTGCAAACTAAAGCGCCGAGTTCCATAAGGCCTTCATTAAAATCACCGGGAGTATCGGGTATAGCTTGGGCAACCCAGTCAGTAATGGCATTTTTTACTTTAGTATCAGCGATGTCGCCACTGTAATTGTTAAATCGTGAGATCACACGCAGAACATTTCCGTCAATGGCAGGTACTTTTTCTTTGAAAGCAATACTGGCAATGGCGCCGCCTGTATATGGCCCGATGCCGGGAAGTTTAATGAGCGCATCGTAATGGTCTGGAAAATTTCCGTGGTATTCTTCATGAATTAATTTTGCTGCCTTATGAAGGTTTTTAGCCCTGGAGTAATAGCCTAATCCTTCCCAAAGTTTCAGAACTTTATCTTCAGGTGCCTTTGCCAGAGCTGTTACATCTGGAAAAGCTTCTATGAAACGATGATAATAAGGAATAAGTGTATCAATCTGGGTTTGTTGTGCCATAATCTCTGAGATCCAGATATTATAGGGGTCTTTGGTTTCACGAAACGGCAAGGCACGTTTTGATTTGTAAAACCATTGTAAAAGATTTGTGGCAAAAATACGTGCAGTTTCTTTATGAAAATTTAAAATATTTTTCGTCATATTATCCTCCAATAGGCATTATTATAGCATAAATGCTTAAAAAACTTGACAAACATCCAAAATCTTGTTAAAATTTATTTTGTAACGAACTTGTAAACTATACTATGAATTTGTAAAACAAGTAAAAAAGGGGTACACGATTTGAATAAGTTAACATTAGTTAAGAGATTTTTAAAGAGGTATAAAAAGGAAACCGCGATCATTTCGGGTTTGTTTGTTTTGGTCATTATTATTGGCGTAACCTGTGCGTTTAATGCGACTAAGGATGTAGAACTTGTTTTGGACGAAAATAAAGCGACTTCAGCCGATGCGGTTAAGACAGAAGTTATTAATGTACAACTGCAAAAATCTGTAGAAGAGGTTCTTCAGGATCAGGGGTATCCAGTAAATGAAGAATATACGATCAGTGTTGATCCAGACAAAAAAGTTAAAGATGTGGATACTGTTACAGTAAAGAAAAATGCGGTTGGCCAGATCAAGGTTGATGGAAAGACAATTGATTATAAATCAGCTGCTGAAACAGTTGGAGATCTTTTGAGTAACAATAATATTCAGTACGATGATGATGACATTGTAACACCGGCGCCATCGACAGTTTTGACGACAGATGTTTCTAATGTAACGATTGCTCGTATCGAAGTAAAAGAAGAAGCTGGCGAAAAAGATATTCCTTTTGAAAGTGAAGAAAAAGAAAATGCAGAGCTTGAAGAGGGCACCCGCAATGTTGTAACACAAGGTGTCGTTGGAAAAGCCGATTTTGTTGATAAAGTAACTTACCAGGACGGAGTAGAAGTAAAACGCGAAAATATTTCTACCAATACAAAGGTTGAACCAGTTAAGGAAGTCGTGGAAGTTGGAACAAAGAAAGCTGTTCCAGAAAGTCTTGCTTCAAGCCCGAGTCCGAGCGCTGGAAATGCAACTCAGACTGCAGGCAGCGATTTTGATCTGATCTGTGCAATTGTTGCACATGAAGGCGGCACATCCTATGAAGGCGCAATGGGAGTTATCTCCTGTGTTATGAACCGTGTGGATGCAGGGTGGGGTCCAGACGCTGTAAGTGTATTGACAGCACCAGGCCAGTTTGCTTCTTACCTTGACGGTTATTATACCCAGTATCTTGGTAATGCTCCAGCTGCTGTACAGCAGGCTGTTACAGACTGTATGGAAGGCGGCATCCGCAGCCATAATTTTACAAGCTTTAGAAGCTATCAGACCAGCGGTTCTGTATGTATTGCAGGGAACTGGTACTTCTAAATTCATCGTGTACAATTAAAAATACATATAAAAAGGGCAAATTTGCCCTTTTTTTTATT
The DNA window shown above is from Eubacterium limosum and carries:
- the mutY gene encoding A/G-specific adenine glycosylase — encoded protein: MTKNILNFHKETARIFATNLLQWFYKSKRALPFRETKDPYNIWISEIMAQQTQIDTLIPYYHRFIEAFPDVTALAKAPEDKVLKLWEGLGYYSRAKNLHKAAKLIHEEYHGNFPDHYDALIKLPGIGPYTGGAIASIAFKEKVPAIDGNVLRVISRFNNYSGDIADTKVKNAITDWVAQAIPDTPGDFNEGLMELGALVCTPTSPKCMICPEQNICEAFREGTANQLPVKSKKQRQKKLEMEVGIVDMGGALYLVKRPDKGLLSGLWSFPIIEEEKARPGNAIRQALKTIFTDLPEGKIIGNSKHVFSHIIWNMTVYYFEIDPAMAAEAPEKYGDTQAAFKDREQLAAVALPTAFSKLLVLL
- a CDS encoding G5 domain-containing protein produces the protein MNKLTLVKRFLKRYKKETAIISGLFVLVIIIGVTCAFNATKDVELVLDENKATSADAVKTEVINVQLQKSVEEVLQDQGYPVNEEYTISVDPDKKVKDVDTVTVKKNAVGQIKVDGKTIDYKSAAETVGDLLSNNNIQYDDDDIVTPAPSTVLTTDVSNVTIARIEVKEEAGEKDIPFESEEKENAELEEGTRNVVTQGVVGKADFVDKVTYQDGVEVKRENISTNTKVEPVKEVVEVGTKKAVPESLASSPSPSAGNATQTAGSDFDLICAIVAHEGGTSYEGAMGVISCVMNRVDAGWGPDAVSVLTAPGQFASYLDGYYTQYLGNAPAAVQQAVTDCMEGGIRSHNFTSFRSYQTSGSVCIAGNWYF